The Populus nigra chromosome 14, ddPopNigr1.1, whole genome shotgun sequence genome has a segment encoding these proteins:
- the LOC133672838 gene encoding uncharacterized protein LOC133672838, which yields MGNSNSMTSHETCFLGFASRLSALQFICHQLLPEVPNLTAHLLRTKPSNLHGKRASRRLSRMHTTYLINWHSVELCNGIIPPHPCRLVSHSGNSSSSRCSAFGTAMDQVKATAAFVANRSSHVVVDSAGLEKVVENIQDKIPKIEWDFEGIHYFDNGPLTVQYLFVLDTLNFCFWPDKNLNYDDLASGLKEALENDKSVFDADHLQKITGLQLRNLLKWPRPLPLEDERVRLLHEVGFELERSFGGKASNLVESCGRSAAKLVATIASHFPGFRDHSVYKGHQIFLYKRAQIFAADLYGAFKGQGYGEFNDISSITIFADYIVPAMLRKLGVLKYSSTLASIIESNKEIVSGSEEEVELRACSIYAVEKMRDLISVKLGKQVLSVELDLWLWAYGVQNPSLPHHRTLSIYY from the exons ATGGGAAATTCCAATTCCATGACAAGTCATGAAACTTGTTTTCTTGGCTTTGCGAGCCGATTGTCAGCTCTCCAATTCATCTGCCACCAACTGCTGCCCGAGGTCCCAAATCTTACAGCGCACCTACTGAGAACAAAACCCAGCAATCTTCATGG GAAACGAGCTTCGAGAAGATTGTCTCGAATGCACACCACCTATTTGATAAATTGGCATAGTGTGGAACTTTGCAATGGTATAATCCCACCACATCCATGTCGCCTTGTATCTCATTCAGG caacagcagcagcagccggTGCAGTGCATTCGGGACAGCTATGGACCAGGTCAAAGCAACCGCTGCCTTCGTCGCCAACCGCTCCTCTCACGTTGTTGTCGACTCTGCAG GGTTAGAGAAAGTAGTCGAGAATATTCAAGATAAGATTCCGAAAATAGAGTGGGATTTTGAAGGGATTCATTATTTTGACAACGGACCTCTCACCGTTCAGTACCTCTTTGTTTTGGACACGCTCAATTTTTGCTTTTGGCCTg acaaGAACTTAAATTATGATGATTTGGCTTCGGGGTTAAAGGAGGCTTTGGAAAATGACAAATCTGTATTTGATGCTGATCATCTGCAAAAAATCACCG GTCTTCAATTACGCAACTTGTTAAAGTGGCCCCGACCACTTCCTCTGGAGGACGAACGAGTTCGTCTGCTGCATGAG GTTGGTTTTGAGCTGGAAAGAAGTTTTGGGGGTAAAGCATCGAATCTAGTGGAATCCTGTGGGAGATCAGCTGCAAAGCTTGTTGCCACTATAGCCAGTCACTTTCCTG GCTTTCGAGACCACTCTGTTTACAAAGGCCACCAGATATTCTTGTATAAAAGAGCTCAGATATTTGCTGCTGATCTATATGGTGCTTTCAAAGGCCAAGGATATGGAGAATTCAATGACATTAGCTCCATCACTATATTTGCAGACTATATTGTCCCAGCTATGCTGCGGAAGCTTGGTGTGCTAAAATATAGTTCAACCCTTGCCAGCATAATTGAGTCTAATAAAGAAATAGTTTCAGGAAGTGAGGAGGAAGTTGAATTACGAGCCTGTTCCATATATGCTGTGGAGAAAATGAGGGACCTGATTAGTGTAAAATTAGGAAAACAG GTGCTGAGTGTGGAGTTGGACCTATGGCTCTGGGCTTACGGTGTTCAAAATCCATCTCTTCCACACCATCGGACACTCTCGATATATTATTGA